A single region of the Sorghum bicolor cultivar BTx623 chromosome 9, Sorghum_bicolor_NCBIv3, whole genome shotgun sequence genome encodes:
- the LOC8061069 gene encoding myosin-17 isoform X1, with translation MAATLKIVVGSHIWLEDKDLAWIDGEVFRNEGQNVHVHTTNGKTVIVSISDIHPKDTEVPSDGIDDMTRLSYLHEPGVLNNLAVRYAKNIIYTYTGNILIAINPFQSLPHLSEPRTMEKYKGANFGELDPHVFAIADVSYRQMMNEGKSNSILVSGESGAGKTETTKMLMRYLAFLGGRSRTGGRTVEQQVLESNPVLEAFGNAKTVRNNNSSRFGKFVEIQFDKSGKISGAAIRTYLLERSRVCQINSPERNYHCFYFLCAAPSEDIKSYKLADPSSFHYLNQSTCIKLDEISDAKEYLATRSAMNTVGITEQEQEATFRVVAAVLHLGNISFVKGREVDSSVIKDEKARFHLNAAAELLMCDCGNLENALIKRKINTPEGVITTIVDPNSATVSRDGLAKQIYSRLFDWLVNRLNASIGQDTSSDRLIGVLDIYGFESFKTNSFEQLCINFTNEKLQQHFNQNVFKMEQEEYNREQIDWSYIEFVDNQDVLDLIEKKPGGIIALLDEACMFPKCTHESFSQKLYEKFRNNKRFCKPKLSRTAFTIQHYAGEVTYQSDHFLDKNRDYVVVEHQELLNASKCSFVSGLFPSVLEENTKASKSSIATRFKWQLQELMETLSSTEPHYIRCIKPNNQLKPTTFENINVLQQLRCSGVLEAIRISCAGYPTRKIFHDFLCRFCILAPEVFTERNNEKITCQKILDKMGLHGYQIGRTKVFLRAGQMAELDARRTEVRNKAAIAIQNRFHTHVAREQFLALRMTSISFQSFVRVILACKLHVFLRKQAAVLHIQKSYRCYFAWKTYSELCSSAITLQTGLRAFGAYNEYIIRKQNKASTYVQACWRCHRDHLNYLKMKRSVLIYQCAWRRRIARGELRKLKMAARDTETLKVEKEKLEEHVEELTSRLGLEKNLRIDLEKNKAREISKLQAALREMEQRVEEAIEMQERELAKKAIEEALAQEREKITVLTNEVDGLKVLLLREREENSATKSALIVTREENDVLNKKIVVADANMEQLRDTVKRFEKNVTELESSLMKEKEQNTTIGRELNEAHQRVEELLRQIANANGKSTELQTAVQRLQESLIEGEATLLAERKESEATKKSLTEAHVKNEELLNKIEVAEHNINNFKDDIQRLEETATTLETSLLSEKQQNTAIISQLAEAQQGIEVLQKKFEDANKTIDLLQDSLKRCEDNTSTRDALYVAERQEHDQTKQALSKAQERNGELLRKVDDSEKTINKMLENAQRLEKHATARESLLLKTKQNLDCTTKALTEARGRNRDLVTSFEDSAKKVNMLEDSLNRLEECTAEKDSLLAVERQENKTTKEELANAQKTINELVHESQKSQEIRKQLEDTIKRSDAFSSEDVPQLLFRYHHYTVIVTFQCDFERFEAESTARDTILLSEKQAHETTKKVLTEIQWRNEELIKKIQDCDKNTLELQLTVERLQENTSTAEALLLREREQNNATMKAQAETQERNLQLLNKLEDVDRKISLLQGNVQRLGDNTAKDTLLLSEKREKDALKEALTESEYKNEELLMKTEEANKKVEHLQNTINLLKENMAASLEAERQENEAIKRSLVEAQERNDVLFKKVRDSEYRAHQLQDTVQKLQVDAISRLSNFVMDKQDGDGVKNAHTEAHGTNEDLMRRNENLLKRNDDLVKKVEDSAILVTELRGNLERLEGKAANLEAENQLLRQQAIATPPSTAKSSQAACSKISMIHRCQESGHILNGNVAYAEMKSSTGPTETRPSMGSSLDLINHKDYENGQRLFNEVYQHQQPQNHQQLLLKYITQYLGFSGRKPIAAYLIYYCLLHWRSFEEAKTSVFDSIIQVVNSATEAQHDTRGLAYWLSNLSTLSVLLQRSFKASRATVSTSHRRRFSCERIFQANQTSSSGLACLSAQSVDGATAFHQIEARYPALLFKQQLVDQIEKVYGVISDKMKKELNPLLELCIQDPRTYSNQAKALMSPASGLGQQDQLMHWLSIVKIFNSYLHVLRANHVPSILVHKLLTQIFSMVNVQLFNRLLLRRECCSFSNGQYIKDGLTQLRYWCNDVSQEFADSAWVALRHIRQAVDFVVISLKPIRTWEEICNDICPALSLQQLERIVGMYWDDLNGTNVTSAEFISSMRATLREESNSVSSFSVLLDDDSSIPFSLEDISKSMPNIEETSVSDLLPFIHENQNFAFILQ, from the exons ATG GCTGCCACATTAAAGATTGTTGTAGGCTCCCATATATGGCTGGAGGATAAAGATTTAGCTTGGATTGATGGCGAGGTTTTCCGAAATGAAGGTCAAAATGTCCATGTCCACACTACCAATGGAAAGACG GTTATTGTGAGCATATCAGACATTCATCCAAAGGACACAGAAGTGCCATCTGATGGCATTGATGACATGACAAGGCTATCATACCTGCATGAACCTGGTGTTCTAAATAATCTTGCTGTTCGATATGCAAAAAATATAATTTAT ACCTATACTGGCAATATTCTGATTGCAATTAATCCATTCCAAAGTCTGCCTCATCTTTCTGAGCCCCGTACCATGGAGAAGTACAAAGGTGCAAATTTTGGCGAGCTAGACCCTCATGTGTTTGCAATTGCCGATGTTTCTTACAG GCAGATGATGAATGAGGGAAAGAGCAACTCCATTTTGGTGAGTGGTGAAAGTGGTGCTGGTAAAACTGAAACCACAAAGATGCTAATGAGATATCTTGCTTTTTTGGGCGGACGGTCTAGAACAGGCGGGAGGACAGTTGAACAACAAGTATTAGAA TCTAATCCAGTCCTTGAAGCTTTTGGCAATGCAAAGACTGTCCGTAACAACAACTCAAG TCGATTTGGAAAATTTGTTGAAATCCAATTTGACAAGAGTGGGAAGATATCAGGTGCTGCCATTAGAACATACTTGCTTGAAAGATCTCGTGTTTGCCAAATCAATAGTCCAGAGAGAAACTACCATTGCTTTTACTTCCTATGTGCAGCACCATCGGAG GATATCAAAAGCTATAAGCTTGCTGACCCATCATCATTCCACTATCTCAACCAATCCACGTGCATTAAACTTGACGAAATTAGTGATGCTAAGGAATATCTTGCAACACGAAGTGCAATGAATACAGTTGGCATTACTGAGCAAGAACAG GAGGCTACATTCCGGGTAGTTGCTGCTGTGCTCCATCTTGGTAACATCAGTTTTGTGAAAGGGAGAGAGGTAGATTCATCTGTAATAAAGGACGAGAAAGCTAGGTTCCATCTTAATGCAGCAGCAGAGCTCTTGAT GTGTGATTGTGGGAATCTGGAGAATGCATTAATAAAGAGGAAAATAAATACACCAGAAGGAGTTATAACCACAATAGTTGATCCTAATTCTGCTACTGTTAGCAGGGATGGCTTAGCAAAGCAAATATATTCTCGACTATTTGACTG GCTCGTAAACAGACTAAATGCCTCCATAGGACAAGATACATCCTCTGACCGATTGATTGGAGTACTTGATATCTATGGTTTCGAAAGTTTTAAGACTAATAG CTTTGAGCAATTATGCATCAATTTCACCAATGAAAAACTTCAACAGCATTTTAATCAG AATGTCTTCAAAATGGAGCAGGAAGAGTATAATAGGGAGCAGATCGACTGGAGCTACATAGAATTTGTCGACAACCAAGATGTTCTAGACTTAATTGAGAAG aagCCTGGTGGAATTATTGCACTGCTTGATGAAGCTTG TATGTTTCCTAAGTGCACACATGAATCATTTTCTCAGAAGCTGTATGAGAAATTCAGGAATAACAAAAGATTTTGCAAACCAAAGCTTTCTCGCACTGCGTTTACCATACAGCATTATGCAGGAGAA GTAACTTACCAATCTGATCATTTCCTGGACAAAAACAGAGACTATGTAGTTGTAGAACATCAAGAATTACTTAATGCTTCCAAGTGCTCTTTTGTGTCAGGGTTATTCCCATCAGTACTAGAGGAGAACACAAAAGCATCAAAGTCTTCCATTGCTACTCGCTTCAAG TGGCAACTCCAAGAACTAATGGAGACTTTGAGTTCTACGGAACCTCATTACATCAGATGTATTAAGCCCAACAATCAACTTAAGCCTACTACTTTTGAGAACATCAATGTTCTGCAGCAACTCCGGTGTTCA GGTGTTCTTGAAGCTATTAGAATCAGTTGTGCTGGATATCCTACAAgaaaaatatttcatgattttctcTGTCGATTTTGCATTCTTGCTCCTGAAGTTTTCACAGAAAG AAACAATGAAAAGATAACATGCCAAAAGATTTTGGACAAGATGGGACTCCATGGTTATCAG ATTGGAAGAACAAAGGTGTTCCTGAGAGCTGGTCAGATGGCTGAATTAGATGCTAGAAGAACTGAAGTGCGGAATAAAGCAGCTATAGCTATTCAGAATAGATTTCACACTCATGTTGCTCGTGAGCAATTCCTTGCATTACGCATGACATCAATATCTTTTCAATCTTTTGTTAGAG TGATATTGGCCTGCAAGTTACATGTTTTCCTCAGAAAACAAGCTGCAGTACTGCATATACAGAAAAGTTACCGCTGCTATTTTGCTTGGAAGACTTATTCAGAGCTATGTTCTTCAGCCATTACATTGCAGACAGGGTTAAGGGCCTTTGGTGCTTATAACGAATACATTAtcagaaaacaaaataaagCCTCTACTTATGTCCAG GCTTGTTGGCGTTGCCATAGGGATCATTTGAATTACCTTAAAATGAAAAGATCGGTGCTAATTTACCAGTGTGCATGGAGAAGACGGATTGCTAGAGGAGAACTCAGAAAGCTCAAAATG GCTGCAAGGGACACAGAAACCCTGAAGGTGGAGAAGGAGAAACTTGAGGAGCACGTGGAAGAGCTGACTAGCCGTTTGGGCTTGGAAAAGAATCTTAGG ATTGATCTAGAGAAGAATAAGGCAAGAGAAATTTCCAAACTACAGGCTGCTCTTCGTGAGATGGAGCAGCGGGTTGAAGAAGCCATAGAGATGCAGGAAAGAGAATTAGCCAAAAAGGCTATTGAGGAAGCtttagctcaagaaagagaaaagatcaCCGTATTAACTAATGAAGTTGATGGGTTGAAG GTACTACTATTAAGAGAACGAGAAGAAAACAGTGCAACTAAGAGTGCACTCATTGTTACTCGGGAAGAAAATGATGTGCTGAATAAGAAAATTGTGGTTGCAGATGCAAACATGGAGCAGCTTAGAGATACTGTAAAGAG ATTTGAAAAGAATGTGACTGAACTGgagtcttcattgatgaaagaaaaggaacaaaacactacaattggAAGGGAACTAAATGAAGCACACCAGAGGGTTGAAGAATTACTGAGACAAATTGCAAATGCCAACGGGAAATCCACAGAGCTTCAGACTGCTGTGCAAAG GCTGCAAGAAAGTTTAATTGAGGGAGAAGCTACTTTGCTtgcagaaagaaaagaaagtgaaGCAACCAAGAAATCACTCACTGAAGCTCATGTAAAAAATGAGGAACTACTCAATAAAATTGAAGTAGCTGAACATAACATTAATAACTTCAAAGACGACATCCAAAG ACTTGAAGAAACTGCAACAACTTTGGAGACTTCATTGTTATCTGAGAAACAACAGAATACTGCAATAATTTCACAATTAGCTGAAGCACAACAGGGCATTGAAGTACTGCAGAAGAAATTTGAAGATGCCAATAAGACAATTGATCTGCTTCAAGATTCTTTGAAAAG GTGTGAGGACAACACAAGCACAAGGGATGCCTTATATGTAGCAGAAAGGCAGGAGCATGATCAAACCAAACAAGCACTTTCCAAAGCTCAGGAAAGAAATGGGGAATTGCTTAGGAAAGTTGATGATAGTGAGAAAACTATAAACAAGATGCTGGAGAATGCTCAGAG ACTTGAGAAACATGCAACAGCAAGGGAATCTTTGCTTCTTAAGACAAAGCAGAATCTTGACTGCACTACAAAAGCACTAACTGAAGCACGAGGGAGAAACCGAGACTTAGTGACAAGTTTTGAGGATTCAGCTAAAAAAGTCAATATGCTTGAGGATTCACTTAACAG ACTAGAAGAATGCACAGCAGAGAAAGACTCTTTGTTGGCAGTAGAAAGACAAGAAAACAAAACGACCAAAGAAGAACTGGCTAATGCCCAGAAAACAATTAATGAATTAGTACACGAGTCACAGAAGTCCCAGGAAATAAGAAAACAATTGGAAGATACCATCAAGAGGTCTGATGCTTTTTCTTCAGAGGACGTGCCCCAACTTCTTTTTCGATATCATCATTACACTGTGATAGTGACTTTTCAGTGTGATTTTGAAAGGTTTGAAGCAGAATCTACTGCCAGAGACACAATATTATTATCAGAGAAACAGGCACATGAGACGACCAAGAAAGTTCTAACTGAAATTCAGTGGAGAAATGAAGAGTTGATCAAGAAAATTCAGGATTGTGATAAAAATACTCTTGAGCTTCAGCTAACTGTGGAGAG GCTTCAGGAAAACACATCTACTGCAGAGGCTTTACTGTTGAGAGAACGTGAACAAAACAATGCAACCATGAAGGCACAAGCTGAAACTCAAGAAAGAAATTTGCAGTTACTAAACAAGCTTGAGGACGTTGACAGAAAAATCAGTCTTCTTCAAGGAAATGTACAAAG GCTTGGTGATAACACAGCAAAAGACACTTTGCTGCTATCTGAGAAACGTGAGAAGGATGCCCTGAAGGAAGCACTTACTGAGAGTGAATACAAAAATGAAGAGTTACTGATGAAAACTGAAGAAGCCAACAAAAAAGTTGAGCATCTTCAAAACACTATAAATTT GCTTAAGGAGAATATGGCAGCTTCTTTGGAAGCTGAAAGACAAGAAAATGAAGCAATCAAGAGGTCCCTTGTTGAAGCTCAGGAGAGAAACGATGTATTATTTAAGAAAGTTAGGGATAGCGAATACAGGGCCCACCAGCTTCAAGATACTGTCCAAAA GCTTCAAGTAGATGCCATATCTAGACTGTCTAACTTTGTAATGGACAAACAAGATGGCGATGGTGTCAAGAATGCACATACTGAAGCTCATGGAACAAATGAAGATCTAATGAGGAGAAATGAAAACCTCCTAAAAAGGAATGATGACTTGGTGAAGAAGGTTGAAGATTCTGCTATACTTGTTACTGAGCTTCGAGGGAACTTAGAAAG GTTAGAAGGGAAAGCTGCCAACTTAGAGGCTGAAAATCAATTGCTTCGTCAACAAGCAATTGCAACTCCTCCATCCACAGCAAAGTCTTCTCAAGCTGCATGCTCTAAAATCAGTATGATCCAT AGATGTCAAGAAAGTGGTCATATTTTAAATGGCAACGTAGCATATGCTGAAATGAAGTCCTCAACCGGTCCAACAGAAACGAGACCCTCAATG GGTAGTTCCCTTGATTTGATTAACCACAAGGATTATGAAAATGGGCAAAGGTTATTTAATGAAGTATATCAG CACCAGCAACCCCAGAATCATCAGCAGTTATTGCTCAAATATATTACCCAGTATCTTGGATTCTCTGGGAGAAAACCTATTGCTGCTTATCTTATATACTATTGTCTTCTTCATTGGAGATCTTTTGAAGAAGCAAAGACAAGTGTCTTTGACAGTATTATACAAGTTGTAAACTCAGCAACTGAG gctcaacatgatacgAGAGGCTTGGCCTACTGGCTGTCCAACTTATCCACATTGTCAGTTCTCCTGCAACGCTCATTTAAAGCTTCCAGGGCAACTGTCTCAACTTCACATAGACGAAGGTTTTCCTGTGAAAGGATTTTTCAAGCCAATCAAACTTCAAGCAGTGGACTTGCTTGTCTCAGTGCTCAATCAGTGGATGGAGCTACCGCGTTTCACCAAATTGAAGCAAGATATCCGGCTTTGCTCTTCAAGCAGCAGCTAGTGGATCAGATTGAAAAGGTGTATGGAGTGATAAGCGACAAAATGAAAAAGGAGCTAAACCCATTACTTGAGTTGTGCATACAG GATCCAAGAACTTACTCAAATCAAGCAAAGGCCTTGATGTCTCCTGCTAGTGGCTTGGGCCAACAGGACCAACTCATGCATTGGCTGAGCATCGTGAAAATCTTCAATAGCTATTTGCATGTTCTCAGAGCCAATCAT GTCCCCTCAATTTTGGTCCACAAATTGCTTACCCAAATATTTTCTATGGTCAATGTGCAATTATTTAACAG GCTTCTCTTGAGGCGTGAGTGCTGTTCCTTTAGCAATGGGCAATACATCAAAGATGGGCTAACTCAACTAAGATATTGGTGCAATGACGTCAGTCAAGAG TTTGCAGACTCCGCATGGGTAGCACTGAGGCATATAAGACAAGCTGTTGACTTTGTG GTAATTTCTCTGAAGCCAATAAGGACATGGGAAGAGATATGCAATGATATTTGCCCG GCTCTCAGTTTGCAGCAGCTAGAGCGGATAGTCGGTATGTATTGGGACGATTTAAATGGCACAAACGTAACATCTGCCGAG TTCATATCAAGCATGAGAGCTACGCTGCGTGAAGAATCAAATAGCGTCTCCAGCTTTTCGGTCCTGCTGGATGATGATTCCAG CATACCTTTTTCGCTTGAAGATATCTCGAAGTCGATGCCAAACATTGAGGAGACGTCAGTTAGTGACCTGCTACCTTTTATCCACGAGAACCAAAATTTTGCGTTTATATTGCAATAG